A single genomic interval of Nonomuraea rubra harbors:
- a CDS encoding PLP-dependent aminotransferase family protein, with amino-acid sequence MRKDWAGSGVDLHLELAAGGGRRRALEEALRQAVRDGRLPRGTRLPSSRTLAAELRLSRGTVSAAYDQLVAEGYLATRPGSGTEVATTPSAPGMPPGAFPAEPTPGPLHDLRPGQPDVSAFPARAWLRATRHVLATAPAAVFGPCDPRGRIELRTALAGYLARTRGVLTTPDLIVVTTGFVQAVNLLATVTGGPFAMEDPGHDFYREVVRRAGREVVPLPVDELGARTGTLTPDVAAAVVTPAHQYPMGVPLHPSRRLALRAWGGLVVEDDYDGEFRYDRRPVGALQGTAPEQVVYCGTTSESLGPGLRLGWMAVPPALIGPVTEAKLHADAHTEVLGQLVLARLIETHDYDRHIRAARLRYRHRRQRLRARLSGVLPGAALPGVAAGLRALLLLPPGGPPEAEVLAACERAGIALRPSSPLWHGEGRDGLLIGYAAPSERAYPRALEALASTLEGTLAGTLAGREPRSRPARSSS; translated from the coding sequence GTGCGCAAAGATTGGGCCGGTTCCGGGGTGGACCTGCATCTGGAGCTCGCCGCCGGGGGCGGGCGGCGGCGGGCGCTGGAGGAGGCGCTGCGGCAGGCCGTCAGGGACGGGCGGCTGCCGCGCGGCACCCGGCTGCCCTCCAGCCGCACGCTGGCCGCCGAGCTGCGCCTGTCACGGGGCACGGTGAGCGCGGCCTACGACCAGCTCGTCGCGGAGGGCTACCTGGCCACGCGCCCCGGCTCCGGCACGGAGGTCGCCACCACGCCGTCCGCCCCGGGCATGCCGCCGGGCGCGTTCCCCGCCGAGCCGACGCCCGGGCCCCTGCACGACCTGCGGCCCGGGCAGCCGGACGTGTCCGCCTTCCCCGCCCGCGCCTGGTTGCGCGCCACCCGCCATGTGCTGGCCACCGCGCCCGCCGCCGTCTTCGGCCCCTGCGACCCGCGCGGCCGGATCGAGCTGCGTACCGCGCTCGCCGGCTACCTCGCCAGGACCCGCGGCGTGCTCACCACGCCCGACCTGATCGTCGTCACCACCGGCTTCGTCCAGGCGGTCAACCTGCTCGCCACCGTGACCGGCGGCCCGTTCGCCATGGAGGACCCCGGTCACGACTTCTACCGCGAGGTGGTGAGAAGAGCGGGGCGCGAGGTCGTACCGCTGCCGGTGGACGAGCTGGGCGCGCGGACCGGCACCCTCACCCCTGACGTGGCCGCCGCCGTCGTCACGCCCGCCCACCAGTACCCCATGGGCGTCCCGCTGCACCCGTCCCGCCGCCTGGCGCTGCGCGCGTGGGGCGGGCTGGTCGTCGAGGACGACTACGACGGGGAGTTCCGCTACGATCGCCGGCCCGTCGGGGCGTTGCAGGGCACGGCGCCGGAGCAGGTCGTGTACTGCGGCACCACGTCGGAGTCCCTCGGCCCGGGGCTGCGCCTGGGCTGGATGGCGGTGCCGCCCGCGCTGATCGGCCCCGTCACCGAGGCCAAGCTGCACGCCGACGCCCATACCGAGGTGCTCGGCCAGCTCGTGCTGGCCAGGCTGATCGAGACGCACGACTACGACCGCCACATCCGCGCCGCCCGCCTGCGTTACCGCCACCGCCGCCAGCGGCTGCGCGCCCGCCTGTCCGGCGTGCTGCCCGGCGCGGCCCTGCCCGGCGTCGCGGCCGGCCTGCGTGCCCTCCTGCTGCTCCCCCCGGGCGGCCCGCCGGAGGCCGAGGTGCTGGCCGCCTGCGAGCGGGCCGGCATCGCCCTGCGCCCCTCCTCCCCCCTCTGGCACGGCGAGGGCCGCGACGGCCTGCTCATCGGGTACGCCGCCCCCTCGGAACGGGCCTACCCCCGCGCGCTCGAAGCCCTGGCGAGCACATTGGAGGGCACCTTGGCGGGCACCTTGGCGGGCCGGGAACCGCGGAGCCGTCCCGCACGTTCTTCTTCATGA
- a CDS encoding metallophosphoesterase, which yields MIVIAHLSDIHIGATPESVARTTAVMRYLDTIPGDLDAVLVTGDIADHGAQEEYETAAKLLASRHPVLVGPGNHDVRREFRRSLLGEEPADGPVNQVLRTSRAVYAMCDSSIPGRDDGHLDDETLAWLEGVLDDSAGLPVFVAFHHPPVKLHTPPGDGIRMHETGRLEALLAGRAGVPAVLAGHAHTAAATTFAGRPLLVGGGVVSTLTMPWEGGTSFANCVDFTLPPLIAFHVLDDEGRMTTHFRAVP from the coding sequence ATGATCGTGATCGCTCACCTGAGCGACATCCACATCGGCGCCACCCCCGAGAGCGTCGCCCGCACCACCGCCGTCATGCGTTACCTGGACACGATCCCCGGCGACCTCGACGCGGTGCTCGTCACTGGCGACATCGCCGACCACGGGGCGCAGGAGGAGTACGAGACGGCCGCCAAGCTGCTCGCCTCGCGGCACCCCGTCCTGGTGGGTCCGGGCAACCACGACGTCAGGCGGGAGTTCCGCCGCTCCCTGCTGGGCGAGGAGCCGGCGGACGGCCCGGTCAACCAGGTCCTGCGCACCAGCCGCGCGGTCTACGCGATGTGCGACTCCTCCATCCCGGGCAGGGACGACGGGCACCTGGACGACGAGACGCTCGCCTGGCTGGAAGGCGTGCTGGACGACAGCGCGGGCCTGCCGGTGTTCGTGGCGTTCCACCACCCGCCGGTGAAGCTGCACACGCCGCCGGGCGACGGGATCAGGATGCACGAGACCGGGCGGCTGGAGGCTCTGCTCGCCGGCCGCGCCGGCGTGCCCGCCGTGCTGGCCGGGCACGCCCACACGGCCGCCGCCACCACGTTCGCCGGCAGGCCGCTGCTGGTCGGCGGGGGTGTGGTCTCCACGCTGACGATGCCGTGGGAGGGCGGGACGAGCTTCGCCAACTGCGTCGACTTCACCCTGCCGCCGCTGATCGCCTTCCACGTGCTCGACGACGAGGGCCGGATGACCACGCACTTCCGCGCCGTCCCGTAG